One window from the genome of Egibacteraceae bacterium encodes:
- a CDS encoding thiamine pyrophosphate-dependent enzyme gives MSSTVSDVLLDAMAAAGVRQVFGIPGDAINAVIDGIRRHPDLTFVHVRHEEAGAFAASAQAKLTGKLAAVVGTAGPGAVHLLNGLMDAALDHAPVIAVTGQVETAKIGTHAHQEVDQSALFSSVAVFSETVVDAGQMPTLAVQACLAALSEPGVAHLALPADVATAAADPLPTPAPVPAASPMAPSDDALAAAVEVLAAAEKPLILAGIGCEGAVPQLVAVAERLGAPIIKTLKAKALLADDHPLTVGGLGLLGTRAAVNAVGDCDALLMVGTDFPYTDFYPGHDVPAVQIDRERSRIGRRFPVAAPVVADAGPALEGLLERLPQRQDRSFLEGAQEDMARWRRWMRWFETSESVPLKPERVAAITGAYLHDDAIIVCDTGTVTAWTARHLAAREGQQFTLSGNLASMAYGIPAAIGAQLAHPGRQVVALVGDGSFTMLPSDLMTAADLELPITVVVFDNGELGLITVEEESEGFAEQQTGIPRQDLARIAEAFGAEGHTARTPDQLDEALRTALRSPRPSVVVACVDPHELIIPPKIELAQALGYAEAKVKEFFGIGRREGGFDVILDILP, from the coding sequence ATGTCCTCCACCGTCAGTGACGTCCTGCTCGATGCGATGGCCGCTGCGGGTGTCCGCCAGGTCTTCGGCATCCCTGGTGATGCCATCAACGCCGTCATCGACGGCATCCGGCGGCATCCCGATCTCACGTTCGTGCACGTCCGTCACGAGGAGGCCGGGGCGTTCGCGGCCAGCGCCCAGGCCAAGCTGACCGGCAAGCTCGCGGCGGTCGTGGGCACTGCGGGGCCGGGTGCGGTGCATCTGCTGAACGGCCTGATGGACGCGGCCTTGGATCATGCGCCGGTCATCGCGGTCACCGGTCAGGTGGAGACCGCGAAGATCGGCACGCACGCCCACCAGGAGGTCGACCAGTCCGCGCTGTTCTCCAGCGTCGCGGTGTTCTCCGAGACCGTCGTCGATGCCGGCCAGATGCCGACGCTTGCGGTGCAGGCCTGCCTGGCGGCGCTGAGCGAGCCTGGGGTGGCCCACCTCGCGCTGCCCGCGGATGTGGCGACGGCAGCGGCTGACCCGCTGCCGACGCCGGCACCGGTCCCCGCGGCCAGTCCCATGGCGCCAAGCGACGACGCTCTCGCGGCCGCCGTGGAGGTGCTGGCTGCTGCCGAGAAGCCGCTGATCCTTGCGGGCATCGGCTGTGAGGGCGCCGTCCCGCAACTGGTGGCCGTGGCCGAGCGGCTGGGCGCCCCGATCATCAAGACGCTGAAGGCGAAGGCGCTTCTGGCTGACGACCACCCGCTGACCGTCGGGGGGCTCGGGCTCCTGGGAACCCGCGCGGCGGTCAACGCCGTCGGCGACTGCGATGCGCTGCTGATGGTCGGCACGGACTTCCCCTACACCGACTTCTACCCCGGCCACGACGTGCCCGCTGTCCAGATCGACCGTGAGCGGAGCCGGATCGGGCGTCGGTTCCCGGTGGCAGCACCGGTCGTCGCTGACGCGGGTCCGGCGCTGGAGGGGCTGCTGGAGCGGCTGCCGCAGCGGCAGGACCGATCATTCCTCGAGGGAGCGCAGGAGGACATGGCCCGGTGGCGTCGGTGGATGCGGTGGTTCGAGACCAGCGAGTCGGTGCCGTTGAAGCCCGAACGGGTCGCTGCGATCACCGGTGCCTACCTCCACGACGACGCCATCATCGTGTGCGACACCGGAACGGTCACCGCGTGGACCGCCCGTCACCTCGCCGCACGCGAGGGCCAGCAGTTCACCCTCTCGGGGAACCTGGCCAGCATGGCCTACGGAATCCCCGCGGCGATCGGGGCGCAACTGGCCCACCCGGGCCGGCAGGTCGTCGCGCTGGTCGGCGACGGGTCGTTCACCATGCTGCCCAGCGACCTCATGACCGCTGCCGACCTGGAACTGCCTATCACCGTGGTCGTCTTCGACAACGGCGAGCTGGGGCTGATCACGGTCGAGGAGGAGTCAGAGGGCTTCGCCGAGCAGCAGACCGGCATCCCCCGTCAGGACCTGGCACGCATCGCCGAGGCCTTCGGGGCCGAGGGCCACACGGCCCGGACCCCCGACCAGCTCGACGAGGCCCTCCGCACGGCGCTCCGATCGCCACGACCGTCGGTGGTGGTGGCCTGCGTAGACCCTCACGAGCTGATCATCCCGCCCAAGATCGAGCTGGCACAGGCCCTCGGGTACG